A genomic window from Punica granatum isolate Tunisia-2019 chromosome 2, ASM765513v2, whole genome shotgun sequence includes:
- the LOC116196905 gene encoding DNA repair protein recA homolog 3, mitochondrial isoform X1 — MASLVRGWSRLLRRSLSEVEGHRRGVLGPASQLCYFSTKGRKKSKSDGSDSCEENMSKKDVALQQALDQITSSFGKGSIMWLGRSVSPRTVPVISTGSFALDIALGIGGLPKGRVAEIYGPEASGKTTLALHVIAEAQKQGGYCVFVDAEHALDPALAEAIGVNTENLLLSQPDCGEQALSLVDTLIRSGSVDVVVVDSVAALVPKGELDGEMGDAHMAMQARLMSQALRKLSHSLSLSQTILIFLNQVRSKLSTFGGFGGPTEVTCGGNALKFYASVRLNIRKTGLIKKGEETVGSEVQVKVVKNKLAPPFRTASFELEFGKGISRTMEIITLGLKHKFVSKAGAMYSLNGQSFRGKEAFRDFLDKNEDVREDLMSKLREKLLHEPEKGPEAETSDGALEEVISTDEEAPAAAEA; from the exons ATGGCGAGTCTTGTCCGGGGCTGGTCTCGTCTCCTCAGAAGGTCTCTGTCGGAGGTTGAG GGTCACAGGAGAGGGGTGCTGGGGCCGGCTTCCCAGTTGTGCTACTTCTCTACCAAAG GCAGGAAGAAATCCAAGTCTGATGGAAGTGATTCTTGTGAGGAAAATATGTCCAAAAAGGACGTCGCCTTGCAACAAGCGTTGGATCAGATCACTTCCTCCTTTGGGAAGGGGTCAATAATGTGGCTTGGCCGTTCTGTCTCTCCTAGAACTGTTCCTGTAATCTCCACAGGCTCGTTTGCTTTAGACATAGCTCTTGGAATTGGTGGACTTCCCAAG ggCCGTGTTGCGGAAATATACGGTCCAGAGGCTTCTGGAAAGACAACTCTTGCACTACATGTAATTGCTGAAGCTCAAAAGCAAGGAG GATACTGTGTTTTTGTTGATGCTGAGCATGCCCTTGACCCAGCATTGGCTGAGGCTATTGGAGTTAACACCGAAAATTTGCTTCTCTCACAACCCGATTGTGGTGAGCAAGCTTTGAGCCTCGTAGATACACTTATAAGGAGTGGTTCCGTGgatgttgttgttgttgaCAGT GTTGCTGCACTTGTGCCTAAAGGTGAACTTGATGGTGAGATGGGAGATGCTCACATGGCAATGCAAGCTAGATTGATGAGCCAGGCACTTCGCAAATTGAGTCACTCTTTATCACTCTCCCAGACAATTTTGATCTTCTTAAATCAG GTGAGGTCGAAGCTTTCTACTTTTGGTGGATTTGGCGGGCCCACTGAAGTTACTTGTGGGGGAAATGCCCTGAAGTTCTATGCTTCGGTGCGCCTAAATATTCGAAAAACAGGGCTTATTAAGAAGGGAGAAGAG ACCGTAGGAAGTGAAGTCCAGGTGAAAGTTGTCAAGAACAAGTTGGCCCCTCCTTTCAGAACAGCTTCTTTCGAGCTTGAGTTTGGGAAGGGAATATCCCGTACAATGGAGATCATTACTTTGGGACTGAAGCACAAGTTTGTCTCAAAAGCTGGGGCTATGTACAGTTTAAATGGGCAGAGCTTCCGAGGGAAGGAAGCTTTCAGGGATTTCCTCGACAAGAATGAAGATGTTCGTGAAGATCTCATGtcgaagctgagagagaagctCCTCCATGAGCCCGAGAAAGGACCCGAGGCTGAAACATCAGATGGAGCTTTGGAAGAAGTGATCTCTACTGATGAGGAAGCCCCAGCTGCGGCTGAAGCTTAA
- the LOC116196905 gene encoding DNA repair protein recA homolog 3, mitochondrial isoform X2: MASLVRGWSRLLRRSLSEGHRRGVLGPASQLCYFSTKGRKKSKSDGSDSCEENMSKKDVALQQALDQITSSFGKGSIMWLGRSVSPRTVPVISTGSFALDIALGIGGLPKGRVAEIYGPEASGKTTLALHVIAEAQKQGGYCVFVDAEHALDPALAEAIGVNTENLLLSQPDCGEQALSLVDTLIRSGSVDVVVVDSVAALVPKGELDGEMGDAHMAMQARLMSQALRKLSHSLSLSQTILIFLNQVRSKLSTFGGFGGPTEVTCGGNALKFYASVRLNIRKTGLIKKGEETVGSEVQVKVVKNKLAPPFRTASFELEFGKGISRTMEIITLGLKHKFVSKAGAMYSLNGQSFRGKEAFRDFLDKNEDVREDLMSKLREKLLHEPEKGPEAETSDGALEEVISTDEEAPAAAEA, encoded by the exons ATGGCGAGTCTTGTCCGGGGCTGGTCTCGTCTCCTCAGAAGGTCTCTGTCGGAG GGTCACAGGAGAGGGGTGCTGGGGCCGGCTTCCCAGTTGTGCTACTTCTCTACCAAAG GCAGGAAGAAATCCAAGTCTGATGGAAGTGATTCTTGTGAGGAAAATATGTCCAAAAAGGACGTCGCCTTGCAACAAGCGTTGGATCAGATCACTTCCTCCTTTGGGAAGGGGTCAATAATGTGGCTTGGCCGTTCTGTCTCTCCTAGAACTGTTCCTGTAATCTCCACAGGCTCGTTTGCTTTAGACATAGCTCTTGGAATTGGTGGACTTCCCAAG ggCCGTGTTGCGGAAATATACGGTCCAGAGGCTTCTGGAAAGACAACTCTTGCACTACATGTAATTGCTGAAGCTCAAAAGCAAGGAG GATACTGTGTTTTTGTTGATGCTGAGCATGCCCTTGACCCAGCATTGGCTGAGGCTATTGGAGTTAACACCGAAAATTTGCTTCTCTCACAACCCGATTGTGGTGAGCAAGCTTTGAGCCTCGTAGATACACTTATAAGGAGTGGTTCCGTGgatgttgttgttgttgaCAGT GTTGCTGCACTTGTGCCTAAAGGTGAACTTGATGGTGAGATGGGAGATGCTCACATGGCAATGCAAGCTAGATTGATGAGCCAGGCACTTCGCAAATTGAGTCACTCTTTATCACTCTCCCAGACAATTTTGATCTTCTTAAATCAG GTGAGGTCGAAGCTTTCTACTTTTGGTGGATTTGGCGGGCCCACTGAAGTTACTTGTGGGGGAAATGCCCTGAAGTTCTATGCTTCGGTGCGCCTAAATATTCGAAAAACAGGGCTTATTAAGAAGGGAGAAGAG ACCGTAGGAAGTGAAGTCCAGGTGAAAGTTGTCAAGAACAAGTTGGCCCCTCCTTTCAGAACAGCTTCTTTCGAGCTTGAGTTTGGGAAGGGAATATCCCGTACAATGGAGATCATTACTTTGGGACTGAAGCACAAGTTTGTCTCAAAAGCTGGGGCTATGTACAGTTTAAATGGGCAGAGCTTCCGAGGGAAGGAAGCTTTCAGGGATTTCCTCGACAAGAATGAAGATGTTCGTGAAGATCTCATGtcgaagctgagagagaagctCCTCCATGAGCCCGAGAAAGGACCCGAGGCTGAAACATCAGATGGAGCTTTGGAAGAAGTGATCTCTACTGATGAGGAAGCCCCAGCTGCGGCTGAAGCTTAA
- the LOC116193690 gene encoding nucleosome assembly protein 1;2-like: MPKALKRRRLTLGVFDKLEAEFLKERVALEVKYQQLYQPLYAQRYEIVNGIKEVRGIPTDIEDQEKGIPNFWLTTLKNNEVVAYEIFEKDEDALRYLRDIRWSKTDNPKGFKIDFFFYTNPYFKNSILTKIYHLINEEEPILEKATSTKVEWYPHKCLTSESFLYKDIEIKIKGHESFFDFFNPPPVPRRRKDLDEDVANKLKKNMEQDYYVGATIRDKIIPHAIKWFIGKAQGNVYDLDDNEDVGDEDEDYSEEDDDSKDI; encoded by the exons ATGCCAAAAGCTTTGAAACGGAGGCGGTTGACTTTG GGTGTATTTGATAAACTCGAAGCGGAGTTCCTCAAGGAAAGGGTTGCTCTCGAAGTTAAGTACCAACAACTTTATCAGCCTCTATATGCCCAG AGATATGAGATCGTGAATGGAATTAAAGAGGTTCGTGGAATTCCTACTGATATAGAAGATCAAG AGAAAGGCATCCCAAACTTTTGGCTGACTACATTGAAAAACAATGAAGTTGTTGCTTATGAG atttttgaaaaagatgAAGATGCCCTTAGATATCTTCGAGATATAAGATGGAGCAAGACAGATAATCCTAAAGGATTCAAGATTGACTTCTTCTTCTACACGAATCCTTACTTCAAGAATTCTATCTTGACAAAGATTTACCATTTGATCAACGAGGAAGAGCCGATCCTCGAGAAGGCTACTAG TACTAAGGTTGAATGGTATCCTCATAAATGCTTAACTTCGGAGAGTTTCTTATATAAGGACattgaaatcaaaattaaaggcCATGAGAGCTTTTTCGACTTCTTCAATCCACCTCCTGTCCCTAGAAGGCGCAAGGACCTTGATGAAGACGTT GCTAATAAACTCAAGAAGAATATGGAGCAAGACTATTACGTCGG AGCGACTATTAGAGACAAGATCATCCCACATGCTATCAAATGGTTCATTGGAAAGGCTCAAGGTAATGTTTATGACCTTGATGACAATGAAGACGTTGGCGATGAGGATGAAGATTATTCTGAAGAGGATGATGACTCTAAAGATATATAG